The following proteins are co-located in the Diorhabda carinulata isolate Delta chromosome 4, icDioCari1.1, whole genome shotgun sequence genome:
- the LOC130893020 gene encoding uncharacterized protein LOC130893020, translating to MDHFIKDLRLLAKPCNFGTQEDSLIRDRIILGVQDHNLQEKLLGINNLNLETAESTCRTTEATKLQAKDLNKEEVNLIRRRGYSQGNPSTSQAKCGLEGHFAVGCKTGYNKKDNFSNTKINKNKGKYFNSHNRNINSNQHVNVVDENDSSDEDFVINNLTVFNIYENDNSELEKIWTENVCIDNSVIKFKVDSGAQCNVLPISYIKKLERENDIIYSEQSIIAYGDNKIRVVGSIILKCLIKNNIQNVKFLVVDLRGKPILGLKTCVKLNIICKLDEVNLNNKRDPKENFINQNKKLFEGTGKVPFKYRILLKEGYKSVVSNCRRVAEKIKGKLKNTLDELVDKEIIEKVDEPSEWKSIEG from the exons ATGGATCATTTTATAAAAGACTTAAGATTATTAGCTAAACCGTGCAATTTTGGAACTCAAGAAGATAGTCTTATAAGAGATAGAATAATTTTAGGGGTCCAAGATCATAATTTGCAAGAAAAACTGttgggaataaataatttaaatctgGAAACTGCAGAAAGCACTTGTAGAACAACAGAAGCTACTAAGCTTCAAGCAAAAGATTTAAACAAGGAAGAAGTGAATTTAATTCGAAGAAGAGGATACAGTCAAGGTAACCCTAGTACTAGCCAAG CTAAGTGTGGACTGGAAGGACATTTTGCTGTAGGATGCAAAACAGGatacaataaaaaagataacTTTAGTAACACTAAGATAAATAAGAACaaaggtaaatattttaacagtcacaatagaaatataaatagtaatcaACATGTAAATGTTGTTGATGAAAATGATTCGAGTGATGAagattttgttattaacaatcTAACTGTATTCAACATTTATGAGAATGATAATTcagaacttgaaaaaatttggaCAGAAAATGTATGTATTGATAATAGTGTAATTAAGTTTAAGGTTGATTCTGGAGCTCAATGTAATGTACTTCCaataagttatataaaaaaattagaaagggAGAATGACATAATTTATTCAGAGCAAAGTATTATAGCCTATGGCGACAATAAAATCAGAGTTGTAGGAAGTATAAtcttaaaatgtttaattaaaaataatattcaaaatgtaaaattcttGGTTGTAGACTTACGAGGCAAACCTATTCTTGGTTTAAAAACctgtgtaaaattaaatataatatgcaAGCTGGATGAAGTtaacttaaataataaaagagatcctaaagaaaatttcattaatcagaataaaaagttgtttgaaGGTACTGGTAAAGTTCCGTTTAAATATAGGATTTTGTTAAAAGAGGGTTACAAATCAGTTGTAAGTAATTGCAGAAGAGTCgctgaaaaaattaaaggaaagCTAAAAAATACTTTGGATGAGTTAGTAGACAAAGAGATAATTGAGAAGGTCGATGAACCTTCAGAATGG
- the LOC130892903 gene encoding uncharacterized protein LOC130892903 codes for MQYTQTKENKLYYTHLGNCDKLLKSNEISKPKFSKRKFENVRVLAGIYPPYVHNDKYTGISNKVVNLALEKLGLNVTYTFQEIKIDSNIFKDKFTGIWKMLLEGPYDMFAGVVVPEGTEMGYFEQTFSPLEDSSYFAVPYLLEDVERLSIFRIFTTHLWIVIFLILIILGLQFHYIINILKLDRKYTKLEISFIIFRSLLEVPTFKRPNTTSLKILFIVLLYFITIMSNCYKSKLFNSSVNENPRQAYRTIEDIVNKKLNVGLHYVAARTMIKSNNFYEKYLAEHSDTCRVDSACLNKTAFEKNFATAKLEKSINYLLPRFYIGEDGTPLIYILKNYKLNTVFFNYFFKMGHPLYDKFNEYLMIIKENGFVDDIYKNINAANDLIMMQRHKKIINVPPLKLSEIFKVFLIYAICVGVSFIVFCAEHFYHYRNNYLNNRFYVVS; via the exons atgcAATACacacaaacaaaagaaaataaattatattatacacATTTGGGAAATTGCGACAAGTTGTTAAAATCGAATGAAATCTCGAAACCAAAGTTCAGTaaaaggaaatttgaaaatgttcgaGTTTTAGCTGGGATTTATCCGCCATACGTTCATAACGATAAATACACTGGAATAAGCAATAAG GTAGTAAATTTAGCATTGGAAAAATTAGGTTTGAATGTAACTTATACGTTCCAAGAAATCAAAATtgattcaaacatttttaaagatAAGTTCACAGGAatatggaaaatgttattagaagGACCTTACGATATGTTCGCTGGAGTAGTAGTACCAGAAGGTACGGAAATGGGTTATTTCGAACAAACTTTTTCACCTCTAGAAGATAGTTCGTATTTCGCTGTACCATATTTATTAGAAGACGTCGAGAGGTTGTcgatttttcgtattttcaCCACTCATTTATGGATCGTTATATTTCTAATCCTGATTATTCTAGGATTGCAGTTTcattacattataaatattttgaaattagatcGGAAGTATACTAAACTAGAAAtcagttttataatatttcgtTCGTTATTAGAAGTCCCGACTTTTAAAAGACCCAATACCACATCGCTCAAAATTCTCTTTATTGTCCTCTTATATTTCATCACTATAATGAGCAACTgttataaaagtaaattattcaattccaGCGTTAACGAAAATCCTCGACAAGCATACCGCACAATCGAAGATatagtgaacaaaaaattaaatgtcgGACTTCATTATGTTGCTGCGAGAACTATGATTAAATCTAACAACTTCTACGAGAAATATTTAGCCGAACATAGTGATACTTGTAGAGTAGATTCGGCTTGTCTAAACAAAACTGCGTTTGAGAAAAATTTCGCTACTGCGAAATTAGAAAAGTCGATTAATTATTTACTACCGCGATTTTATATAGGAGAAGACGGTACTCCActcatatatattttgaaaaattacaaattgaatacggttttctttaattattttttcaaaatgggaCATCCTCTATACGATAAATTCAAcgaatatttaatgataatcaAAGAAAACGGTTTCGTCgatgatatttataaaaatattaacgcCGCTAATGATTTAATAATGATGCAGAgacacaaaaaaatcattaacgTTCCGCCTCTTAAACTATCTGAAATTTTTaaggtttttttaatatacgCAATATGCGTTGGGGTTTCTTTTATCGTATTTTGCGCAGAACATTTCTATCAttacagaaataattatttaaacaatcgATTTTATGTCGTTTcctaa